The sequence CTATCATTAGTACTACGTCGTTAGTTCCCGAAAATTCATTTTTTGCTGACAAAAAGCGCCTGAGCCGGTAAAACGACTGATGATTTTTCCCTAACTTATCAGAACTAACCTATAACAAATTTGGAACTGAACTCAACCCTCTTCAAGTCCGGTAGGCCTTGATACCACAGTATCTTAGCCAATTGCAGGGCAGCAGCTCCTTTGATATTTTGTGGTGGCGAAATAAGTCCACCGCATCTCCCCGGATTCGCAACTCTGACTGAACGTGTTAGGTTACATTTCGATAAAAACCGAAGACCAATGTGTAACGGGTATGGGATTTAAGGCAATTCCTGTGTTGTCTGTTCTGCTGTCTCCCTGAGAGGCCAGGATCTATCCCCTGCTCTTCCTGTTGAATTCTTTTGGTGTAAATGAAACATTCCGTATTGGGCGGACTGACGGTTGCCGTCGCTATGTCCGTCTTTGGAGCACCCTTGCCCAGCCAAGCTCAGGAAGCCAGCGATAGCGCTGCTTCCATCGATGCAGAACACCATGCTGATAGTCTCTCGCACACCCTACAGACCGATACAGGTTTACTGACCGCCGCCGACCTTTCAAGCCCCGAGCCCGCCGACCCTGAATCTCCTGTATCGACTCAGCCTGTTGAAGACAGCCACGACGCCCTTGACTTAGCCACCGTATATCCCCACGCCCTAGACGCCCGGCAGGCCGCTACGGTCTACATTCGTTCCATTCCGGTCATTACCTTTGTTGGCGATGAGCTAGAGACCCTAAGCGCTAGCAGCACCCCCGCCTCTCTGGCCACCGATCATGAAGCGCCGCTCAAGCGAGCCAATCAGACCTTGGCCCGCCTGCAAGAATTGGCCGTCGATGGCGATGCTGCCGATATCAAAGCCCGTTGGGATAGCGACGACAAAGCCTTTGTGGTGACCTGGGGGGACGAAGAAATTTTTGCCCTCAATGACCAAATTATTTTGCCCGACACCACCGAAAACCCTGGGGAAGATGCCCTACATATCACCAACCGGCTGCGACGACTGCTGGGCGATGCGCCACCTTTAGCCCGGGTTGAAGGATTGCCCCAGCCTGCGCCTGAGTCTCGGGTGGCCGTCGTGTCTTCGACCCTCAGCGGTATGGCATCTTGGTATGGTCCTGGGTTCCATGGCCGACGCAGCGCCAGTGGCGAAGTGTTTGACCAAAACGCCATGACTGCTGCCCACCGAACCCTGCCGTTTGGCACCCAGGTGCGGGTGACGAACCTGTCTACGGGCCAGTCGGTGGTGGTGCGCATTAACGATCGCGGCCCCTTTTCCCATGGTCGAGTGATCGATCTCTCAGCAGCGGCGGCGGGCCAGATTGGCCTCAGAGCCAGCGGTGTTGGCCGCGTGCAGCTTGAGGTGCTGTCGGGCCAATAATTCCCTGCGATCGCTCGGCGTTGCCCGAGTCTATGCGCCCTGGGGAAGTGACCAGAGACCCTCTCTACCGCCTCGGTTGGAGAGGGTTTTTCGCGATAGGCGCTGGCCTTGGCGCAGTGGCAGGGGCGGGGGAATGTCATGCAAAGGTCATGCAAAGGCAATGGCTAAACCGATATGCTCCCGACTTTAAATCTGGTACGGTATTACCTTTGGAACGGGGTGCCAGAAGTTCAGCTGTCACACTCACTCACGCAGCAGGTAGGTAGGACATTGTGCGGGTACTTAAGACGGTTGAGGGGTTAAGGCGTTACCTGGCTCAGGAGCGCACTGTAGCCAGGGAGGGAGAGGATGCGCCAGCGGTGGGCCTAGTACCCACCATGGGCAACTTGCACCAAGGCCACCTCAGTCTGATTGAGCGATCGCGGCGAGAGAACACCGTCACCGTGGTCAGCATCTTTGTAAATCCGCTCCAGTTTGGCCCCCAGGAAGATCTGGCTCGCTATCCCCACACCCCAGAGCTTGATTTGCACCTGTGTGAGCAGGCCGGGGTCGATGCCGTCTTTATGCCCACAGCAGCTAGCCTTTACGGTCGCCCTGCCCCCTTGGCCGCAGACCTGGCCCAGGTAACTCCCCCCAAGGACATGGTGGCGGTATTGTGTGGCCCCCATCGCCCAGGGCACTTTGAAGGCGTAGCAACGGTGGTGACCAAACTGCTGAATTTGGTGGCCCCCGATCGCGCCTATTTTGGCTATAAAGATGCT is a genomic window of Nodosilinea sp. E11 containing:
- a CDS encoding septal ring lytic transglycosylase RlpA family protein, which gives rise to MKHSVLGGLTVAVAMSVFGAPLPSQAQEASDSAASIDAEHHADSLSHTLQTDTGLLTAADLSSPEPADPESPVSTQPVEDSHDALDLATVYPHALDARQAATVYIRSIPVITFVGDELETLSASSTPASLATDHEAPLKRANQTLARLQELAVDGDAADIKARWDSDDKAFVVTWGDEEIFALNDQIILPDTTENPGEDALHITNRLRRLLGDAPPLARVEGLPQPAPESRVAVVSSTLSGMASWYGPGFHGRRSASGEVFDQNAMTAAHRTLPFGTQVRVTNLSTGQSVVVRINDRGPFSHGRVIDLSAAAAGQIGLRASGVGRVQLEVLSGQ